In Sorghum bicolor cultivar BTx623 chromosome 8, Sorghum_bicolor_NCBIv3, whole genome shotgun sequence, one genomic interval encodes:
- the LOC8064612 gene encoding CASP-like protein 2U1 — MAMALALGGGQDAERKVKVAEVALRALLCGLGALAAALVATDTQTRTFFSLQKKASYTDMKAMVFLVDAAAVAAGYSLLQLAARCCGGGAMSSGRGDGGGRGRALSWCVFSCDQALAYVLLAAVAAALQASVVAKRGQPELQWMGICALYGAFCRQAGAGLATAVVAGLAAVLLAFLSAFNLFRLYGSGGTKS; from the coding sequence atggccatggcgctGGCCCTGGGTGGTGGCCAAGACGCGGAGCGGAAGGTGAAGGTAGCGGAGGTGGCGCTGCGCGCGCTGCTGTGCGGGCTGGGcgcgctggcggcggcgctggtggcgaCGGACACCCAGACGCGGACCTTCTTCTCGCTGCAGAAGAAGGCCAGCTACACGGACATGAAGGCCATGGTGTTCCTGgtggacgccgccgccgtcgccgccggctACAGCCTGCTGCAGCTGGCTGCgcgctgctgcggcggcggcgccatgtccagcggccgcggcgacggcggcggacgcggccgggCCCTGTCCTGGTGCGTGTTCTCGTGCGACCAGGCGCTGGCGTACGTGCTCctggccgccgtcgccgccgcgctgCAGGCCTCCGTCGTCGCCAAGCGTGGCCAGCCCGAGTTGCAGTGGATGGGGATCTGCGCACTCTACGGCGCCTTCTGTAGGCAGGCCGGCGCCGGCCTCGCTACCGCCGTCGTGGCTGGGCTCGCCGCCGTCCTGCTCGCCTTCCTCTCCGCGTTCAACCTCTTCAGGCTCTACGGCAGCGGCGGCACCAAGAGCTAG